The Amycolatopsis jiangsuensis nucleotide sequence GTGCAGGTGCAGCGGCACCCGCTTGCGCACGCTGCGTTCCCCGCCGCGGACGTGCCAGTTCGTGGACGAGATCCGGTGCAGCACGTAGACCAGCAACAGCACCAGAGCCACCCCGGCGCCCAGCCGCAGCGGCTCCGTGCGCAGTCCGGACGGTACCCAGGTCAGGCAGGCTCGTCCGGGCGCGAGGCACTGGGCCGCGACGAGGTCGATCACCATCGCCGAGATCTGGCTGACCAGCAGCATGGTGAGCAGTACCGAAGCGACCCGAAGCAGGCCCCGGCAGAGCCCGCCGAGCCAGCGCGCGCGGTCACTCGGGGGCAGCATCCAGAACGCCACGTTCGCCAGGGAGAACGGGAACAGCAGGGCCCAGGCGGCCTTCGCGGCGCCACCCGAGGTCATGCCGGTCCACAGGTAGCCTTCGAGGGTGCGCGGGATCGAGCGGCCGAGCGCGGGTACGACGGGGCCAGGAGCGGGGCGGCGGAGCCGGTCGGCCGGGCGCACGACCCGGCCGAGGCCGTCGCCGGCCACATCGACTGTCGACACCGCGTCGAGCAGGGTTTCCCCGCTCGTGCCCACGAGCCCGGCCACCCGGAGTTCGACGATGCGGGTGTCTGGGCCGGGGAGCGGGGCGGGCACGGTCTTCTCTCCTCATCCGTTCGAGTTGGTGTCGAGCCGACAACGGTACTGTTCAGGTGCCATCAATCCTTGGAGGAACCGCACTATGACCCCCGAAAGCGTTGTGAAGCGGCACGACACCCGGGGCGGCATCGAATTCGCCGTCGCCGATCTGGACGCCGCCGAGTTCGGCCGGAAGGAGATCCGCCTCGCCGAGCACGAGATGCCCGGCCTGATGGCGCTGCGCCGCGAGTACGCCGAGGTCTACCCGCTGCGTGGTGCGCGAGTCTCCGGATCGCTGCACATGACCGTGCAGACCGCCGTGCTGATCGAGACGCTGGTGGCGCTGGGCGCGGAGGTCCGGTGGGCCTCGTGCAACATCTTCTCCACCCAGGACCATGCGGCCGCGGCCGTGGTGGTCGGCCCGCACGGCAGCGCCGAGGAGCCCAAGGGGGTGCCGGTCTTCGCTTGGAAGGGCGAGACGCTCGAGGAGTACTGGTGGTGCACCGAGCGGATGCTCACCTGGGACGGCGACGGCCCGAACATGATCCTCGACGACGGCGGCGACGCGACGATGCTCGTGCACAAGGGCGCCGAGTTCGAGAAGGCCGGCGTGGTCCCGCCCGCCGACGACGAGGACCCCGACGAGTGGAAGGTCTTCCTGGAGCTGCTGCGGGCCTCGGTCGCCGCGGACACCGCGAAGTGGACCACCGTCGGCGCCGGTGTGCGCGGAGTCACCGAGGAGACCACCACCGGTGTGCTGCGGCTGTACCAGCTCGCCGCCGCGGGTGAGCTGTTGTTCCCGGCGATCAACGTGAACGACGCGGTCACCAAGTCGAAGTTCGACAACCGCTACGGCATCCGGCACTCGCTGGTCGACGGCATCAACCGCGGCACCGACGTGCTCATCGGCGGCAAGGTCGCGGTCGTCTGCGGGTACGGCGACGTGGGCAAGGGCGCCGCCGAATCGTTGCGCGGCCAGGGCGCGCGGGTGATCGTGACCGAGATCGACCCGATCTGCGCGCTGCAGGCGTCGATGGACGGTTACCAGGTCAAGCGCCTGGAGAACGCGTTGCCCGAGGCGGACATCGTGATCACCACCACCGGCAACAAGAACGTGGTGATGGTCGAGCACATGGCGAAGATGAAGCACCAGGCCATCCTCGGCAACATCGGGCACTTCGACAACGAGCTCGACATGGCCGGGCTGGCCCGCTACCCGGGCGTGCGCCGGGTGACCATCAAGCCGCAGGTGGACGAGTGGGTGTTTCCCAACGGCAACACCATCATCGTGCTGTCCGAGGGCCGCCTGCTGAACCTGGGCAACGCGACCGGGCACCCGTCGTTCGTGATGTCCAACAGCTTCTCCAACCAGGTGATCGCGCAGATCGAGCTGTTCACCAAGCCGCAGGAGTACGACAAGGAGGTCTACCGCCTCCCGAAGAAGCTGGACGAGAAGGTCGCCAGGATCCACCTGGAAGCCCTCGGCGGCGAGCTCACGAAGCTGTCGAAGGAGCAGGCCGAGTACATCGACGTGGACGTCGAGGGCCCGTTCAAATCGGAGCACTACCGCTACTGATCATTCCGCCGAAAGCCGCCCCGGAATCCATTCCGGGGCGGCTTTTGTCTGCAGTTGAAAACAGTGATAACCCGAATGGTTGGTGCGCTATCATGGGGGTGTGAGACAACTGATCACCCGCATCGACGACGAGCTGCACGCCCGGCTCAAGGCAAGAGCCGCGGCCGAGGGGCGCACGCTCAACGACCTGGTCACCGAGGCCCTGCAGGGCGCTCTCCTGCATGAAGAGAGTCCACAGCAGTGGAAGGAACGGCTGCGTCAGCAAGGGAAACTGGTCTCGTTCGAACCGGCACGCGAACCGGTCGGCCTCGACGAGCTCGAGCGCCGGTCGCAAGGCTGGGGCACTGCCGTGAGTGAAGCACTCGACTGGACACGGGGTGAATGGTGACCGTCTACTACGCCGACACCAGCGCGGTCGTGAGTGCTCTCCTCGCTGATGAACCGCAGCATTCCGAGCTGCGCGAACTGTTGGTCAGCGGTCAGCACCGAGTCTTGACCAGTGAGTTGACCCGGATCGAGCTGGCGAGTGCGATGACTGCTGCCAAGCGCACCGGCCGCATTCCCGACGCCCGCGAGTTCGTCGACGAGTTCGACGCCCTGGGCCGGGATTCGACACTGGGTCTCATCCCGTTCCGTCCGGCGAGGATCTTCCGTCCCGCGCAGCGGCTGGTCACCGAGAACTATCCGTTGCGCACCCTGGGCGCCCTGCATCTCGCCGTGGTCATGCACGAAACCGCGGAGCTGACCGGCGGTGAACCGGTCACCCTGGTCACCCGGGACGAGCGGCAGGCCGATGCCGCCAAGGCGAACGGCCTGCTCGTCCACTAACGCGGATACCGCATCGTCAACACCGCGGAGGCCGGTCCGCCGATTCCTCGGTACAGATGTTCTGCCTCCGCGACGAAGGTGTGGGTCTCGCCGGCTCGAAGCGGCACCGGTGCGGCCGATGGCCCGGCCTCGGCTGCACCGGTGAGCACTGTCAGCACCTCCCGTACGCCGGGGCTGTGCGGTTTCGACAGCTGGGTCCGTGCGTCGATGGTCAGCCGGTAGACCTCGTTCAGCGCCTCGGGATCTTCCCAGCGGCCCAGGAGGGTCGCGGTCACCGCGTCGCCGTGGACCTCCTCGCCGGACAGCAGATCGCTCAGCGGGACCGACAACTCCGTCGCGATGGCGAACAGCGTGTCGAGCGTCGGATTGCGGCGTCCGTTCTCCAGCTCGGACAGAGTGCCCTTGCCCAGTCCGCTGCCGGCGGCCAGCGAGGTGAGACCGATGCCCGCGCGGGTGCGCAGGGCGCGGATGCGGCTGCCGACTGCGGTGGCGAGCGCGCGGGCGTCGGGGCCGGATGAAGGGGGCGTCTGCACGGGCTTAGTCTAGTGTTCTGTTTACAGAACACCTGGAGGTGCGATGTCTTCGATGCAGCACGTGCAGGACGCGCTGGACACGGCCGGGGTCGCCGGGCGCGCGCGGCAGCTGCCCCGTTCCACCCGGACCGCGGCCGAGGCCGCCGAGGCGCTCGGCTGCCCGGTGGGCGCCATCGCGAACAGCCTGGTCTTCATCGCCGACGGCGTTCCGCTGCTCGTGCTGACGAGCGGGGCGCACCGCGTCGACGTCGGAGCGCTCGCGGGCCGGCTGGGGCGTACGGAAATCCGCCGGGCCACGCCGGAGGAGGTGCGCGCCGCCACCGGGCAGGTGATCGGGGGCGTCGCACCGGTGGGTCACCCGGCGCCGCTGGACACCGTGGTGGACGAGCACCTGCGCGAGTACGACCCGCTGTGGGCCGCGGCGGGCACGCCGAACGCAGTCTTCCCCACCACTTTCGACGAGCTGGCCCGGATCACCGGCGGCCGGATCTGCAGCGTGGAACGCTGAGGGGTCAGTTCCACTCCACCGCGATACCGGACAGCCCCGGTCCGGTGTCGCGGAAGTAGCCGCTGGTCACGCCGCCGGTGTCGCAGGCGAGCTCCTCGGCTTCGACCGGCAGCGCGTCGTCGCGGGCCCGCACCTCGCGGGTGCAGCGGGCGGGCATCGCCGACGGGGCGAAATGCAGCTGCAGCAGGTAACTGGCGCACTGGTCGCGCAGCATCCGGTAGTAGCCGGGGAAGAGCGCGGCGGAATCGTCGCGCACCTCGAAGCAGAACACGTGGATGTCGCCCTCGCCGAGCTTGCGGTCGAACAGCAGCTCGGTGGCCATCGTCTCGCCCGCCGGATGCCGGCGGATCCGGCCGACCCGGCAGCCCTCGGCGGTGAGCACCTGGACGTCGTCGATCCGGCAGCCGGGGTCGCCGTTGTACACGGTCACGTAGCGGTCCGGGCCGTGCCGCCGGGCGCGGGTGACCAGCCGGGTGCGGATGCTGACCTGGTGGCGCTGCTCGTCGATGGTGATCCGGTCGTGCACCGAAAGCATTTCCAGATCGGCGTTGGAATGCTGCGCCGCGGGCAGCACGCCGAGGTCGGTGAGCAGCTGCTCGACGATCGAGCCCATGTCGCCCGAGCGCAGGTCGTGGAACGAGGCGGCGGCCTGGTGCCCGCGCGGGCGCGTGGTGCGCGGGCCGATCAGCACCACGAGCGAGTCGGCGGGCAGAGCCAGTACGGATTCGAGCGCGCGGACCGCGGGCAGCGCCTTGGGTACCTCCGGCTGACGGAGCCCGCGTTGCCAGTAACTCAGCGTCGACTGTCCGATGTGGACGCCCCGGAGCGCGAGATGGGCACGGAGCCGGGCCAGTGAGAGGCCACGGTGTGCGATGGCCAGCCGCAGCGCCACGTGGAACTCGCCGGTCCGCAGCGCCTCGCTCAGCTCGGGTGGCGGTTCACCGGAGCCGCGCCTGCCGGGTTCGATGATCAGTGGGCCTTCCCCGTCCTGTGCCACCGCTGCCCCCTTCACCCGGCCGTCACGCGGCGGGCGTGAACACTGCGGAACGTTCACGGTAGCAGCGTGCGGTGACCGGTCCGACCACCGTTCGGTGTGCCTGGCCATGGCAGCGTAATCGTTCCGCGTTCCACCACCGACCCGGAACGTCACCTGCTCCGCGACGGCATCTTGCTCTCGGTGACCGCGCTGTTCACCGTGGTGACCACCGAAGAGGCAGATCGGCGGGAGGCTTCCGTGCCGGTGCTGGGAATGACGACACGAACCGGGGACGCCCGTCCCCGTGGACGCGGCCGCCTGGTCCGCGTCCTGCTGCTGGTCCTGCTGGCCGGCTTGGCGTTGCCGGCGACGGCTCCGGGCGCGGGCGCGGCGCAGCCCGCCGGCGCCGGCAACGTCCACCTGTCCGCTCCGGGTACGTCCTACGCCGCGACCGGCGAGTCCCACGCGCGCATCGTGACCCGCGGTGACGAGGAACCGGCGCCGGAGCAGCACGACGACAACTGGATCCCGCTGCTCGCCCTGGCCGGGCTGC carries:
- a CDS encoding FitA-like ribbon-helix-helix domain-containing protein — translated: MRQLITRIDDELHARLKARAAAEGRTLNDLVTEALQGALLHEESPQQWKERLRQQGKLVSFEPAREPVGLDELERRSQGWGTAVSEALDWTRGEW
- the ahcY gene encoding adenosylhomocysteinase, with translation MTPESVVKRHDTRGGIEFAVADLDAAEFGRKEIRLAEHEMPGLMALRREYAEVYPLRGARVSGSLHMTVQTAVLIETLVALGAEVRWASCNIFSTQDHAAAAVVVGPHGSAEEPKGVPVFAWKGETLEEYWWCTERMLTWDGDGPNMILDDGGDATMLVHKGAEFEKAGVVPPADDEDPDEWKVFLELLRASVAADTAKWTTVGAGVRGVTEETTTGVLRLYQLAAAGELLFPAINVNDAVTKSKFDNRYGIRHSLVDGINRGTDVLIGGKVAVVCGYGDVGKGAAESLRGQGARVIVTEIDPICALQASMDGYQVKRLENALPEADIVITTTGNKNVVMVEHMAKMKHQAILGNIGHFDNELDMAGLARYPGVRRVTIKPQVDEWVFPNGNTIIVLSEGRLLNLGNATGHPSFVMSNSFSNQVIAQIELFTKPQEYDKEVYRLPKKLDEKVARIHLEALGGELTKLSKEQAEYIDVDVEGPFKSEHYRY
- a CDS encoding YbaK/EbsC family protein: MSSMQHVQDALDTAGVAGRARQLPRSTRTAAEAAEALGCPVGAIANSLVFIADGVPLLVLTSGAHRVDVGALAGRLGRTEIRRATPEEVRAATGQVIGGVAPVGHPAPLDTVVDEHLREYDPLWAAAGTPNAVFPTTFDELARITGGRICSVER
- a CDS encoding type II toxin-antitoxin system VapC family toxin, whose protein sequence is MVTVYYADTSAVVSALLADEPQHSELRELLVSGQHRVLTSELTRIELASAMTAAKRTGRIPDAREFVDEFDALGRDSTLGLIPFRPARIFRPAQRLVTENYPLRTLGALHLAVVMHETAELTGGEPVTLVTRDERQADAAKANGLLVH
- a CDS encoding XRE family transcriptional regulator; the protein is MQTPPSSGPDARALATAVGSRIRALRTRAGIGLTSLAAGSGLGKGTLSELENGRRNPTLDTLFAIATELSVPLSDLLSGEEVHGDAVTATLLGRWEDPEALNEVYRLTIDARTQLSKPHSPGVREVLTVLTGAAEAGPSAAPVPLRAGETHTFVAEAEHLYRGIGGPASAVLTMRYPR